The following DNA comes from Ornithinimicrobium avium.
GCGCTCTTCCACGTCGTCGGCCTCACCCCGGAGGCGCCCACGCTGGAGGCCGCCCTGCAGGGCGGCTCCGTGCCGACCCTCACGGTCACCTCCGTCGACCTGCGGGCGGCGCGGGCCGAGCTGTCGACCGCCCGCGGCACCCGGCTGGACGCCGTGAGCCTGGGCACCCCGCACGCCTCGCTCGCGGAGATCGCCGCGCTGGCCGACGGGCTGCGCGCCGGCGCACCCCTGGACCCGCGGGTGGCGTTCTACCTCTCCACCGGCCGCAGCGTCCTGGAGCGGGCGCGCGCGGCGGGCCACGTCGAGGAGCTGGAGCGCGCCGGGGTGCGGATCGTGGTGGACACCTGCACCTACGTCACCTCGATCCTCGACCCCGACGACCGCGTGGTGCTGACCACCTCGGGCAAGTGGGCGCACTACGCCCCGGGCAACCTGGGCGTCGACGTGGTCATCGCCTCGCTGCAGGAGTGCCTCGCCTCCGCGCGCGCCGGAGAGGTGGTGCTCGACGATGGACTCCTCGGCTGAGGTCCGCACCGGCCGCACCCTGCACCCGGGCTCCGGCTCCGGCCGGGTCCTGCGGCTGGACCTGCCGCTGTCCTTCTGGGGCGGCGTGGACGCCGGCGGCACCGTCGTCGACCGGCACCACCCGCAGGTCGGCGCCGTGGTGACCGGCCGGGTCCTGGCGATGACCTCCGGGCGCGGGTCCAGCTCGAGCTCCAGCGTGCTCGCCGAGCTGCTGCGCAGCGGCGCCGGACCCGCGGCGGTCCTGCTCACCGAGCCGGACGCGGTCGTCGCGCTCGGCGCGATCGTCGCCGAGGAGCTGTACGCGCTGCGGGTGCCGGTCGTCCTGGTGGGGGCCGGGACGTTCGAGGCGCTGCGCGACGGGGAGGCGATGACGGTCGAGGCCGGGCCGGTCTCGGCGCGGCTGCTGCCCGGGTGAGGCGCACCCCGGGTGCGGCGACACG
Coding sequences within:
- a CDS encoding aconitase X swivel domain-containing protein produces the protein MDSSAEVRTGRTLHPGSGSGRVLRLDLPLSFWGGVDAGGTVVDRHHPQVGAVVTGRVLAMTSGRGSSSSSSVLAELLRSGAGPAAVLLTEPDAVVALGAIVAEELYALRVPVVLVGAGTFEALRDGEAMTVEAGPVSARLLPG